The proteins below are encoded in one region of Chrysemys picta bellii isolate R12L10 chromosome 4, ASM1138683v2, whole genome shotgun sequence:
- the LOC101953821 gene encoding prospero homeobox protein 2, which produces MFFFTRYPSSTLLKTYFPDVQFNRCITSQLIKWFSNFREFYYIQMEKFARQAILEEVTDSKHLMVSRDSELFRALNMHYNKGNDFEVPDRFLEVASMTLREFFSAVRAGKDSDPSWKKPIYKIISKLDSDIPDVFKSSRCLQELLQS; this is translated from the exons ATGTTCTTCTTCACTCGCTACCCCAGCTCCACTCTGTTGAAAACCTACTTCCCTGATGTCCAG TTCAACCGCTGCATCACTTCCCAGCTCATCAAGTGGTTCAGCAACTTCCGTGAGTTTTACTACATCCAGATGGAGAAGTTTGCCCGACAAGCCATCTTGgaggaagtcacggattccaaaCACCTGATGGTTTCTCGGGACTCTGAGCTCTTCAGGGCCCTCAACATGCACTATAACAAGGGGAATGACTTTGAG GTCCCTGATCGCTTCCTGGAGGTTGCTAGCATGACCCTGCGGGAGTTCTTTAGTGCTGTCAGGGCAGGGAAGGACTCTGACCCCTCCTGGAAGAAACCCATTtacaaaataatttcaaaactgGACAGTGACATCCCAGATGTGTTTAAATCTTCCCGCTGCCTCCAAGAACTACTCCAGAGTTAA
- the LOC112059040 gene encoding prospero homeobox protein 2-like — protein MNGSCVSEQDGDSSSSGHSGGQKEEPCLQRDSLFSSPSVSIISQLLSQTIANRGLDPNFLFPSSQTTESPQEARDCPSFKEGTPTLASPMCYTPISSFGDTDQFYNEHLRAKRARVESIIRGMSLSPNPTTPGTNEERDRECPVEKRSENYRENKRKQKLPQQQSPHVAQLAGRGRSSAKAEECHQLKEQLQVLQQQLRQLQEKFLQVYEFSDADQSHKGMEKTMQLLKRKCGDSLDERCQAATSDQHRTLLWRSISGMEGHKVSEEERRMGDLGELSSEKRTFSETLKHELATVVSQAVDTVLKKILSKPSGHLAQLYNSLLISAPDSRREDFAAEEYSSRKWLPGASSQHLVNSLTEAHTEALSLVMDKSPDFHVHPISSRMARKPCHVPNMNHPSVMTSQVQEKQILSQLLEYSQNGHWNSSSHRIAPDRSSEESLDLPWRAVKLKSSVMRHQQYPMSLNTAEMESLALLPARKAECGELQTVMDGVPFSSVHISFSDH, from the coding sequence ATGAATGGGAGCTGTGTCTCTGAGCAGGATGGGGATAGCTCAAGTTCAGGACACTCAGGTGGGCAGAAAGAAGAGCCCTGTCTCCAAAGAGACTCGTTGTTCTCTTCCCCCAGTGTGTCCATCATATCACAACTCCTCAGCCAGACAATCGCTAACAGGGGACTGGATCCAAACTTTCTTTTCCCTTCCTCGCAGACAACAGAATCACCCCAGGAAGCCAGGGACTGCCCATCTTTTAAGGAAGGGACACCAACCCTGGCCTCCCCTATGTGCTACACTCCAATCTCCAGTTTTGGTGACACAGACCAGTTCTATAATGAACACTTACGAGCTAAGAGGGCCAGAGTGGAAAGCATTATCCGAGGTATGAGCCTCTCACCAAACCCTACCACACCTGGTACCAATGAGGAAAGAGACAGAGAATGCCCTGTGGAGAAAAGAAGCGAGAACTACAGGGAGAACAAGAGAAAGCAGAAGCTTCCCCAGCAGCAAAGCCCACATGTAGCACAGCTTGCAGGAAGAGGCAGGAGCAGCGCCAAGGCAGAGGAGTGCCATCAACTGAAGGAACAGCTTCAAGttttgcagcagcagctgaggcagCTTCAAGAGAAATTCTTGCAGGTTTATGAGTTCAGTGATGCAGATCAAAGCCACAAAGGGATGGAGAAGACTATGCAATTACTGAAGAGGAAGTGTGGAGACAGTCTAGATGAACGCTGTCAGGCTGCTACCAGTGACcaacacagaactcttctttggAGGAGCATCTCAGGGATGGAAGGCCACAAAGTGTCAGAAGAAGAAAGGAGAATGGGGGATCTGGGTGAACTGTCCTCTGAAAAAAGAACATTTTCTGAGACATTAAAGCATGAGCTAGCCACAGTGGTATCTCAGGCTGTGGACAcggttttgaaaaaaatattgtccAAGCCATCAGGCCATCTGGCTCAGCTGTACAACAGCCTCCTAATCTCAGCACCAGACAGCAGAAGAGAGGATTTTGCCGCTGAGGAATATTCCAGCAGAAAATGGCTTCCTGGGGCTTCCTCCCAACATTTGGTAAATTCACTGACTGAAGCCCATACAGAGGCCTTGTCGCTAGTCATGGATAAGTCTCCAGACTTTCATGTTCACCCGATCAGTTCAAGAATGGCTAGAAAACCCTGCCATGTACCTAACATGAATCACCCCTCGGTCATGACTTCTCAAGTTCAAGAAAAACAGATTCTTAGCCAGCTACTAGAGTACAGTCAAAATGGCCATTGGAACAGCAGCTCTCATAGAATTGCCCCAGACAGGTCTTCTGAAGAGTCCCTAGATCTACCTTGGAGAGCAGTCAAATTGAAGTCATCAGTCATGAGACACCAGCAATATCCAATGTCCCTTAACACCGCTGAAATGGAAAGTTTGGCTCTTCTTCCAGCCAGGAAGGCAGAATGTGGAGAGCTGCAGACTGTGATGGATGGGGTGCCCTTCTCCTCAGTCCATATATCCTTTAGTGACCATTAA